A region of Desulfovibrio sp. DNA encodes the following proteins:
- a CDS encoding IS3 family transposase (programmed frameshift), producing MSKGKRTRYSAEFKAKVAKEALKGEETLAQLSVRFGVHPNLIAQWKKLAMDGLVGIFSGKLERPQEFSEAQIKDLHAKIGQLTVERGFFGQSLRALSLARRRGMVEPSHPRLSIVRQCHLLGFSRSGFYYEETGESVLNHTLMRLIDEQFLETPWYGRRQMVRHLRRLGYHVGGKRVRRLMRKMGLMAIYQKPRTSIPHPEHKVYPYLLRGLVIEKANQVWCADISYIPMRRVFLYLVAIMDWHSRNVLTWRLSNTMEADFCVAALEEAFGRYGTPDIFNTDQGSQFTSLDFTQALKDANVRISMDGRGRWMDNVMIERLWRSLKYECVYLRTFETGSEARSGIGKWVGYDNANRPHSSLDDMTPDEVYSGNQKPGPGLNPSLVGFKAA from the exons ATGTCCAAGGGCAAGCGGACCCGTTACTCGGCTGAGTTCAAGGCGAAAGTGGCTAAAGAGGCCTTAAAGGGTGAAGAGACGCTGGCGCAGCTGTCCGTGCGATTCGGCGTCCACCCGAATCTGATCGCCCAATGGAAGAAGCTGGCGATGGACGGGTTGGTGGGTATCTTCTCCGGTAAGCTTGAACGGCCGCAGGAATTCAGCGAGGCGCAGATCAAGGATCTTCATGCCAAGATCGGCCAGCTGACAGTGGAACGAG GATTTTTTGGCCAAAGCCTTCGGGCGTTGAGCCTCGCCCGAAGGAGAGGGATGGTCGAACCAAGCCATCCCCGGCTCAGTATCGTCAGACAGTGTCACCTGCTGGGCTTCAGCCGCTCCGGATTCTACTATGAGGAGACCGGGGAAAGCGTCCTGAACCATACGCTGATGCGACTGATCGACGAGCAGTTTCTCGAAACGCCGTGGTATGGACGACGGCAAATGGTGCGCCACCTCCGTCGCCTTGGTTACCACGTCGGCGGAAAACGGGTACGCAGACTGATGCGCAAGATGGGGCTGATGGCGATCTACCAGAAGCCGCGCACGAGCATTCCGCATCCCGAGCACAAGGTTTACCCATACCTGCTACGCGGGCTGGTCATCGAGAAGGCCAACCAAGTTTGGTGTGCGGACATCAGCTACATCCCGATGCGCCGTGTTTTTTTGTACTTGGTGGCGATCATGGATTGGCACAGCCGAAATGTTCTGACCTGGCGGCTGTCGAACACCATGGAGGCTGATTTCTGCGTTGCGGCCTTGGAAGAAGCATTTGGTCGGTATGGAACGCCGGACATCTTCAACACTGACCAGGGAAGCCAGTTCACTAGCCTGGATTTCACCCAGGCCTTGAAGGACGCCAACGTGCGGATATCCATGGATGGACGTGGCCGTTGGATGGACAACGTCATGATCGAACGACTGTGGAGATCCCTGAAGTACGAGTGTGTTTATCTACGGACTTTTGAAACGGGGAGCGAAGCAAGATCGGGTATCGGCAAATGGGTCGGCTACGACAATGCCAACCGGCCGCACTCCAGCCTGGACGACATGACGCCCGACGAAGTGTATTCCGGGAACCAGAAGCCGGGGCCGGGATTAAATCCGTCCCTGGTAGGCTTCAAGGCGGCATAA
- a CDS encoding polysaccharide deacetylase family protein produces the protein MTFDDGYADNLEIAAPIMAQREIPATVFVTTGMLGREFWWHELERLMLHPGRLPEKLHLRTTDRHYTFELGKFSCLDASDFERYKEWTLLSPGAPTPRHAAYRELLALLPPLPDVERRVWLEELRAKSEGVPLGPVTPCLTANAIRDVAHNSLVDFGAHTISHPILSLLPPENQLAEIAQSARDLESLIGRFPLCFSYPYGGTIHYSRHTRDIAEKLGFSFACTTTPGLVGPDVDPFVLPREVVRDWDGATFAAHLDVLFEAGTD, from the coding sequence GTGACTTTTGATGATGGTTATGCTGACAATCTCGAGATTGCTGCTCCGATCATGGCCCAGCGCGAGATTCCCGCAACCGTTTTTGTTACCACAGGCATGCTGGGCCGAGAGTTTTGGTGGCACGAACTCGAACGACTCATGCTGCATCCGGGACGTCTACCCGAAAAACTGCATCTTCGGACTACGGATCGGCATTATACATTTGAACTTGGTAAGTTCTCGTGTTTGGACGCTTCCGATTTTGAACGCTACAAAGAATGGACTCTCCTATCACCCGGTGCCCCTACTCCTCGGCATGCTGCTTATCGGGAACTGCTGGCTCTTCTTCCTCCATTGCCAGATGTAGAACGCCGGGTATGGCTTGAGGAGCTTCGCGCCAAAAGCGAAGGAGTCCCACTCGGCCCGGTGACACCTTGCCTGACTGCCAATGCGATTCGCGACGTTGCTCACAACTCCCTCGTTGATTTTGGAGCCCATACAATTAGCCATCCAATCCTCTCTCTTTTACCCCCTGAGAATCAACTTGCGGAGATTGCTCAATCTGCAAGAGATCTCGAATCCTTGATAGGTCGATTCCCCTTGTGTTTCTCCTACCCCTACGGTGGAACCATCCATTATTCTCGGCATACCCGGGACATTGCGGAAAAGCTGGGTTTCTCCTTTGCCTGCACAACAACACCGGGACTTGTCGGGCCTGATGTTGATCCATTTGTTCTGCCACGAGAAGTCGTTCGAGATTGGGACGGCGCAACATTTGCCGCTCACCTAGATGTGCTGTTTGAAGCCGGTACTGATTAA
- a CDS encoding glycosyltransferase family protein, whose product MRTIAVIQARMGSTRLPGKVLREIAGRPMLDWCLARVERVRGLEAVVTATTILPVDNAIVDHCQARGRFVLRGAVDDLLDRYMDAARSFEADAVVRVTSDCPLIDPEVIEEVLSLFLRNQPDVHYASNVHPLRTFPRGMDVEVIRRDALERAWREDSRITWREHVTPYIQRNSDMFNVRCLKRVSECPQYRLTVDTIEDFELIELILTHFGNDRFKLDDIVDLLSAHPEWTLINSNVVQKLVEE is encoded by the coding sequence ATGCGAACGATTGCAGTGATTCAGGCACGCATGGGTTCCACCCGTCTCCCTGGTAAAGTCCTACGAGAGATTGCCGGTCGTCCGATGCTTGATTGGTGTCTTGCGCGGGTGGAAAGGGTCAGGGGACTAGAAGCAGTGGTGACTGCCACAACTATTCTCCCAGTGGACAACGCTATCGTTGATCATTGTCAGGCCAGAGGAAGGTTTGTCCTCAGGGGGGCCGTGGACGATCTGCTCGACCGCTATATGGATGCGGCACGTTCTTTCGAAGCTGACGCCGTGGTGCGAGTGACCTCAGACTGTCCGCTCATCGACCCGGAAGTGATCGAGGAGGTTCTGTCACTTTTTTTACGAAATCAACCTGATGTCCACTACGCTTCCAATGTCCATCCATTAAGAACGTTTCCTCGGGGTATGGACGTCGAAGTAATCCGTCGTGATGCTTTGGAGCGAGCCTGGAGGGAGGATTCCCGTATTACTTGGAGGGAGCATGTCACACCTTACATCCAACGTAATTCAGACATGTTTAATGTCAGATGTCTCAAACGTGTTTCAGAATGCCCTCAGTACCGGCTGACCGTAGACACTATCGAGGATTTCGAGCTGATAGAACTCATATTGACCCATTTCGGGAATGACCGGTTTAAACTCGATGACATAGTGGATTTGTTATCTGCCCATCCTGAATGGACATTGATAAACAGTAACGTGGTTCAGAAACTGGTGGAGGAATGA
- the pseG gene encoding UDP-2,4-diacetamido-2,4,6-trideoxy-beta-L-altropyranose hydrolase, whose protein sequence is MIPPPLLILRADATPSIGSGHVLRCLALAQAWEDDGGEAVFVGHFSGEALAQRLAKEGFDVHASPPHLLGFADIAPILKELASGRDTWITLDGYNFSLDYQEEAARIAPVLLIDDYVHQSVYHADALLNSSIGAENFGYDLRPGAIGLFGPKYAPIRREFRLAAQADAEVASQARRVLLSFGGSDPSGLTIRAVEALSLLPGDDWQFVVAIGPNHSDPEGLTSSLERFAPRFECRRLGVEMPQLMAWADIAVSAAGSTSWELACLGVASILVVTVPNQEIIFHGLLAAGAAEGLTYTGPSFEVEIRELVLSLASDSRRRMRLINRARTLCDGQGAVRVVRALRGRRP, encoded by the coding sequence ATGATCCCTCCCCCCTTGCTTATTCTGAGGGCCGACGCCACGCCAAGTATCGGCTCTGGACACGTCCTGCGTTGTCTGGCCTTGGCCCAGGCTTGGGAGGACGATGGGGGAGAGGCCGTATTCGTGGGGCATTTTTCAGGAGAGGCCTTGGCGCAGCGTCTTGCCAAGGAGGGATTTGATGTCCATGCTTCCCCCCCCCATCTGCTGGGATTTGCTGATATCGCCCCGATATTAAAAGAGCTGGCGTCGGGTAGAGATACTTGGATTACTCTCGACGGGTACAATTTTTCTCTGGATTATCAGGAGGAAGCAGCCCGTATTGCCCCGGTGTTACTGATTGACGACTACGTCCATCAGTCAGTGTACCACGCAGACGCTCTGCTTAATTCCAGCATTGGAGCTGAGAATTTCGGTTACGACCTGCGCCCCGGAGCGATTGGACTCTTCGGGCCAAAGTATGCGCCAATCAGGCGCGAGTTCCGGCTTGCAGCCCAAGCAGATGCTGAGGTGGCTTCTCAAGCGCGAAGAGTGCTACTGAGTTTTGGGGGATCCGACCCATCGGGACTAACTATAAGAGCTGTGGAAGCATTGTCCTTGCTGCCAGGGGATGATTGGCAGTTTGTCGTCGCAATCGGTCCAAACCACTCCGACCCGGAAGGCCTGACCAGCTCTTTAGAGAGGTTTGCTCCCCGCTTTGAGTGCCGACGTCTTGGCGTGGAAATGCCACAACTTATGGCCTGGGCGGACATAGCCGTATCAGCTGCAGGGAGCACAAGTTGGGAGTTGGCATGTTTGGGAGTGGCCAGCATCCTAGTAGTGACCGTTCCCAATCAAGAGATTATCTTTCATGGATTGCTTGCGGCTGGAGCGGCAGAGGGGCTCACATACACTGGGCCGAGCTTTGAAGTGGAAATTCGCGAGCTTGTATTGTCTCTTGCCAGCGACTCTCGGCGCAGGATGAGATTGATCAATCGAGCCCGTACCCTTTGCGATGGACAGGGAGCTGTCCGAGTGGTCCGAGCGCTTAGAGGGAGACGACCATGA
- the pseI gene encoding pseudaminic acid synthase: MSGFSIDGRDIGPGLQVYVVAELSGNHGGDFERALALVQAAFESGADAIKLQTYTPDSLTIDCNTAPFRIKDTPWGGRTLHDLYAEAATPWEWQPKLFKAARDLGMGAFSSAFDETAVDFLESLSVSVHKVASFEIVDLALLRRIAATGKPVMLSTGMASLAEIEEAVTVLRQGGAGPLALLRCVSSYPAQPEDMNLRTIPMLSQLFGTVAGLSDHSLDIVVPVCAVALGACLVEKHLTLRRSDGGPDAMFSLEPHEFADMVRAVKTASTSMGGVRFAPVNAELPGRVFRRSLFVVKDMRAGDVFDELNVRSIRPGYGLPPRFLEVVLGRRAASDIPRGTPVSFELLSPVGND; this comes from the coding sequence ATGAGTGGTTTTTCAATTGACGGTCGGGACATTGGGCCAGGCCTGCAGGTCTATGTTGTGGCGGAATTATCAGGGAATCACGGGGGAGATTTCGAGCGGGCTCTGGCCCTAGTCCAGGCGGCCTTCGAGTCTGGTGCGGATGCCATTAAGTTACAGACCTACACCCCAGATTCCTTGACCATCGACTGCAACACTGCGCCGTTTCGAATCAAAGACACTCCCTGGGGCGGGCGTACACTCCACGATCTTTACGCGGAGGCCGCCACCCCTTGGGAGTGGCAGCCGAAATTGTTCAAGGCCGCAAGAGATCTGGGGATGGGAGCCTTTTCGTCGGCTTTCGACGAGACCGCAGTGGATTTCCTCGAATCCCTGTCTGTAAGCGTCCACAAAGTTGCCTCATTTGAAATCGTTGATTTAGCTCTCCTGCGACGGATTGCGGCAACAGGAAAGCCAGTGATGCTGTCGACGGGAATGGCCAGTTTGGCGGAAATCGAGGAGGCAGTAACGGTACTGCGCCAAGGAGGTGCTGGTCCCCTTGCTTTGCTTCGTTGCGTGAGTTCGTATCCGGCGCAGCCTGAGGACATGAACCTGCGAACAATACCGATGCTTAGTCAGCTATTTGGAACCGTCGCAGGTTTGTCCGATCATAGCCTCGACATTGTCGTTCCTGTTTGCGCTGTTGCCTTGGGCGCGTGTCTGGTCGAAAAGCATTTGACCCTGCGGCGATCCGACGGCGGGCCAGATGCGATGTTTTCCCTGGAACCTCATGAGTTTGCTGATATGGTCCGAGCTGTAAAGACTGCTTCCACATCCATGGGTGGCGTTCGTTTCGCTCCCGTGAATGCAGAACTGCCGGGTCGAGTTTTTCGTCGATCACTGTTCGTCGTTAAAGACATGAGGGCAGGCGATGTATTCGACGAGTTAAACGTCCGTTCGATAAGACCTGGCTATGGGCTCCCCCCACGTTTCTTGGAAGTGGTGCTTGGACGCCGTGCAGCAAGCGATATTCCCCGAGGGACTCCAGTGAGTTTTGAGTTGTTGTCCCCTGTGGGCAACGACTGA
- the pseC gene encoding UDP-4-amino-4,6-dideoxy-N-acetyl-beta-L-altrosamine transaminase — protein sequence MSTKPFIPYGRQSINDDDVAAVVAALRSDWLTTGPLVDVFEQAVASRCGASQGVAVSSGTAALHVATAAFDIEPGDEVIVPSLTFAATANCVVYQGATPIFADVDPETLLVSPSDVERLLTERTRAVIPVDYAGQPCDYKTLARITNTRSLHLIADACHSLGAELNGRPVGTLADATVLSFHPVKHIATGEGGMVLTNDSVAASRMRCLRNHGMNLDARSREKAGTFGYEIKELGWNYRLTDIQSALGISQLSRLDSFLAKRRDIAARYSDAFLSRKDFTFLATRDGVRHAHHLYVIRIADEMPDGMRDMVVGRLRAEGIGVNVHYPPVHMHPFYQRKFGYGPGMCPNAEKAAKRVLSLPLHPGLDDDAVERIIDATLRTFDHLM from the coding sequence ATGAGTACGAAGCCATTTATCCCATATGGCAGACAATCAATAAACGATGATGATGTCGCTGCGGTTGTTGCGGCCTTGCGCTCGGACTGGCTTACTACCGGCCCACTCGTTGATGTCTTCGAGCAGGCCGTTGCATCCCGATGTGGTGCTTCCCAAGGGGTTGCCGTCTCCAGCGGCACTGCCGCTTTGCATGTTGCCACTGCCGCTTTCGATATCGAACCAGGTGACGAGGTGATCGTTCCGTCCCTAACATTTGCCGCCACTGCCAACTGTGTCGTCTACCAAGGTGCTACACCCATCTTTGCAGATGTTGATCCAGAGACGCTGCTCGTTAGTCCGAGCGACGTCGAAAGGCTCCTGACCGAGCGAACACGCGCCGTCATCCCCGTAGACTACGCAGGCCAACCCTGCGACTATAAAACATTAGCCCGGATTACTAACACTCGAAGCCTTCACCTTATAGCCGACGCTTGTCACTCACTTGGCGCCGAATTGAACGGGCGCCCTGTCGGAACTTTGGCTGACGCCACAGTGCTGAGCTTTCACCCGGTCAAGCATATTGCTACTGGGGAGGGCGGCATGGTCCTGACAAACGATTCCGTTGCGGCTAGCCGGATGCGTTGCCTGCGCAACCATGGTATGAACCTCGACGCTCGTTCCCGGGAGAAGGCTGGGACTTTTGGCTATGAAATCAAGGAACTTGGTTGGAACTACCGCCTCACGGATATCCAAAGCGCCCTTGGGATCAGCCAGCTCTCACGGCTCGACAGCTTCCTGGCCAAACGCCGGGATATCGCAGCTCGCTATAGCGATGCCTTCCTTTCCCGCAAGGATTTCACATTTCTCGCCACGCGTGATGGGGTTAGACACGCCCACCACCTCTATGTCATACGAATTGCAGATGAAATGCCGGACGGGATGCGAGACATGGTGGTCGGGCGTTTAAGGGCTGAGGGAATCGGAGTCAATGTACACTATCCCCCGGTCCACATGCACCCATTCTATCAAAGAAAATTTGGGTATGGGCCAGGAATGTGTCCTAACGCCGAAAAGGCAGCCAAACGAGTCCTTTCATTACCGCTACACCCAGGCCTTGATGACGATGCCGTGGAGCGGATTATCGATGCTACTCTCCGTACCTTCGACCACCTAATGTAG
- a CDS encoding formyl transferase, producing MSEPVIKPLCVEHYEAFSPEIVVSHGYRHIVSSGVLSLASGRFINLHIGYLPFNRGADPNFWSFAENTQPGVTIHIMDEGLDTGDIIAQKPVVFGPDETLATSYDLLQSELLDLFCATWPGIRAGTCPRKPQSGLGSCHRQVDIEPYRNKLVAGWDTPITAIQGVALLNPRLVQPGDYED from the coding sequence ATGTCTGAGCCAGTGATCAAGCCCTTATGCGTGGAACATTATGAAGCTTTTTCTCCGGAAATAGTGGTTAGCCACGGCTACAGGCATATCGTATCCTCAGGGGTTTTGTCGCTGGCATCTGGGCGGTTCATCAACCTGCATATCGGTTATCTTCCATTTAATCGCGGTGCCGATCCAAATTTTTGGAGTTTCGCAGAAAACACCCAGCCGGGGGTTACCATCCACATTATGGATGAAGGCTTAGATACAGGCGACATCATTGCGCAAAAGCCCGTTGTTTTTGGCCCTGACGAAACACTTGCTACGAGTTACGATCTACTTCAATCCGAGCTTCTAGATCTTTTTTGTGCCACCTGGCCCGGCATCAGAGCTGGGACATGCCCAAGAAAACCTCAGTCTGGATTAGGGAGCTGTCACCGGCAGGTGGACATAGAGCCTTACCGGAACAAGCTAGTCGCCGGATGGGATACACCCATCACCGCGATTCAGGGAGTCGCTTTACTGAACCCTCGGCTAGTCCAGCCAGGAGATTATGAGGACTGA
- a CDS encoding B12-binding domain-containing radical SAM protein: protein MNPTKPRAPRILAINVSLRPNSPVKIFPVGLAYVLSGLSSQGVSFEVFDVDALRPSPEQIINRLSQGPYDIVLLGAIVTGYSTVKRLTADIRRTNPAALIVVGNSVASSIPEILLNHTETDVAVMGEGEVTALEVVKAWMSGRDIATVEGVAVKRAGRVVRTKDRQLIQSLDEIPLDYDIFNVETYIDGLRSHLSDPLPLPRDQLRPFTINSARGCINRCGFCYHVFIGSRFRHKSTEAVLADIRRLKRQYGINYIWLWDDLSFYSRRHVADFVAGLERERLDIFFAGNIRANLFHDESDLELLRRAKAVGCVRFGYSLESANAEILAAMNKNSSLEQFRRQKELLDAAGIASATSIVLGYPQETLKTLDETFGFCLDIGLYPSSGYLLPQPGTPIYDYAKSIGRITDEEEYLLAMGDRQDLRVNLTAMSDSEFEGAVRQWLARLNRELRLGLSDDGLIKTQYYRAAGISSGNQSS from the coding sequence ATGAATCCAACCAAGCCTCGAGCACCCCGTATTCTAGCGATCAACGTATCGCTTCGCCCAAATTCACCGGTGAAAATATTCCCCGTGGGATTAGCTTACGTTCTCTCTGGCTTGTCCAGCCAAGGAGTCTCATTTGAGGTTTTCGACGTTGATGCGCTTAGGCCAAGCCCAGAGCAAATCATCAACCGCCTTTCCCAAGGCCCATATGATATTGTTTTGCTTGGTGCTATCGTCACAGGATACTCAACGGTCAAAAGACTGACAGCCGACATCCGCCGAACCAACCCTGCCGCTTTGATTGTAGTCGGGAACTCCGTGGCCTCTTCCATCCCCGAGATTCTGCTTAATCACACAGAGACAGACGTCGCTGTCATGGGTGAAGGGGAAGTAACAGCGCTTGAGGTGGTCAAGGCTTGGATGTCTGGCCGGGATATAGCAACTGTGGAAGGTGTAGCAGTGAAACGCGCGGGAAGGGTCGTTCGAACCAAGGATCGCCAGCTCATACAGAGCCTGGATGAGATCCCCCTGGACTACGACATCTTCAACGTCGAAACCTATATAGACGGGTTAAGGAGTCACCTGAGTGATCCGCTCCCCTTGCCCCGTGACCAACTCAGACCTTTCACCATCAATTCTGCTCGAGGGTGCATCAACCGTTGTGGCTTCTGTTATCACGTCTTTATCGGTTCACGCTTCCGCCACAAGTCCACAGAGGCTGTTCTGGCAGATATCCGCAGGCTCAAACGCCAATATGGAATAAACTACATTTGGTTGTGGGATGACCTTAGCTTCTATTCCCGCCGTCATGTGGCCGACTTTGTAGCAGGATTGGAGCGGGAACGCCTGGATATCTTTTTCGCTGGCAACATCCGGGCTAACCTCTTCCACGACGAAAGCGACCTCGAACTTCTGCGAAGAGCGAAAGCCGTTGGATGCGTCCGCTTTGGCTACTCCCTGGAATCTGCAAACGCAGAAATTTTAGCTGCCATGAATAAGAATAGCTCCCTTGAGCAGTTTCGGCGCCAAAAAGAACTGTTGGATGCTGCTGGTATAGCGTCCGCGACAAGCATCGTTCTTGGTTATCCCCAGGAAACACTCAAAACACTTGATGAAACCTTTGGTTTCTGTCTGGATATAGGGCTTTATCCCTCCAGTGGGTATTTGCTACCCCAGCCAGGTACGCCGATTTATGACTATGCCAAGTCCATCGGACGGATTACTGATGAAGAGGAATATCTTTTGGCCATGGGCGATCGGCAGGACTTGCGGGTCAACCTCACGGCAATGTCCGATTCTGAATTCGAAGGCGCTGTGCGCCAATGGCTTGCGCGTTTAAACCGTGAACTGAGGCTGGGGCTTTCTGATGACGGGCTAATCAAAACTCAATACTATAGGGCCGCTGGCATTTCTAGCGGGAATCAGTCCTCATAA
- the pseB gene encoding UDP-N-acetylglucosamine 4,6-dehydratase (inverting) — protein MFDGKSILITGATGSFGQEAIKTILKRYEPKRLIIYSRDELKQWQMAQTLSIESHPCLRYFLGDVRDKERLHRALHKVNYIIHAAALKQVPAAEYNPMEAVKTNVLGAQNIIDCSIDQGVEKVLFLSTDKAVNPINLYGASKLCAEKMALAGSAYSGEGGTRFAVARYGNVFGSRGSVAPLFMAQRETGVLTLTDPRMTRFWITLEQAVDFVLNSIRIMTGGEIFVPKIPGLGLQELAQAICPNCEQRVVGIRPGEKLHETLVSREEAPHTTEFDNHYVVIASIRSREAYIAQNGGSPVPEDFEYNSGSGARPLTPEELSVMLGTLKS, from the coding sequence ATGTTCGACGGCAAATCTATATTGATCACCGGGGCCACTGGTTCCTTTGGCCAGGAGGCTATCAAGACCATCCTTAAGCGATATGAACCAAAACGGTTGATAATCTACAGCCGTGACGAGCTCAAGCAGTGGCAAATGGCCCAGACACTGTCTATTGAAAGCCACCCTTGCCTACGTTATTTTTTGGGGGATGTCCGAGACAAAGAACGGCTGCACCGTGCGCTGCATAAGGTCAATTACATTATTCATGCGGCCGCGCTGAAACAGGTTCCAGCAGCAGAATACAATCCAATGGAGGCGGTCAAGACCAACGTCCTTGGAGCTCAGAATATTATCGACTGTTCGATCGATCAAGGCGTGGAGAAGGTTTTGTTCCTCAGTACTGACAAGGCAGTAAATCCTATCAACCTCTACGGGGCATCTAAACTCTGCGCTGAAAAGATGGCTCTAGCCGGCTCTGCCTATTCTGGCGAAGGGGGCACCCGATTTGCTGTCGCGCGCTACGGGAACGTATTTGGTAGCCGCGGCAGCGTAGCCCCGCTATTTATGGCACAACGAGAAACGGGTGTGTTGACCCTTACGGATCCTCGCATGACCCGCTTCTGGATCACTCTGGAACAAGCGGTAGACTTTGTCTTGAACTCCATTCGGATTATGACCGGAGGAGAAATCTTCGTTCCCAAAATCCCTGGTCTGGGGCTACAGGAGTTGGCCCAAGCCATATGCCCGAATTGCGAACAACGCGTTGTCGGTATCCGACCTGGGGAAAAGCTCCACGAAACCCTTGTTTCTCGGGAAGAGGCTCCACACACTACGGAATTCGACAATCACTATGTGGTGATTGCCTCCATTCGATCCCGCGAGGCATACATCGCCCAAAACGGAGGAAGCCCAGTGCCTGAAGACTTCGAATACAACTCGGGATCTGGAGCTCGTCCACTGACGCCGGAAGAATTGTCTGTCATGCTCGGGACGCTGAAGAGTTAA
- a CDS encoding radical SAM protein has product MDFASPEEPQYYRISYLAGEGYRNYLANLNNLDADVWRQAATTVKEYAPHVVGISSKSQNFASAVRLARIVKAINKDTVVVIGGPHPSMAWPEVMKVPEIDFCVLGEGEVTLVELLNALKTGRDPADIPGLALRRNSLVERTSARELIHDLDSLPFPHASAPTTLVDYALYPPHAYQYIFATRGCPHACFYCGSRNVWSRRTRLRSIENVVAELQALRGMGLRSFLFDDDNFGINKSHLKRLCASIGENCPGITWTCEIHADLVDIDTATAMRKGGCNAVAVGIESGNDGVLRAIRKGVTVSKALEACSLLKAQGIEVRAFFIIGFPFDTEDTIADTFKAMQSPHIDKIIYSVFTPYPGTEAYDYCRDKGLIPPDFDVSLYNHQSPANHFCENIPPERFRELASRIEAFVDEKNEQ; this is encoded by the coding sequence TTGGATTTCGCTTCTCCGGAAGAACCCCAATACTATCGTATCAGCTATCTTGCCGGAGAGGGTTATCGTAATTATCTTGCGAATCTTAACAACCTTGATGCTGATGTCTGGCGGCAAGCCGCAACGACTGTCAAGGAGTATGCCCCGCATGTTGTTGGCATCTCTTCGAAATCCCAAAACTTTGCCTCTGCCGTAAGGCTCGCACGTATAGTCAAGGCCATCAACAAAGACACCGTGGTGGTCATTGGAGGTCCTCACCCCTCCATGGCATGGCCTGAGGTCATGAAAGTCCCCGAAATTGATTTCTGCGTCCTCGGGGAAGGCGAAGTCACCCTGGTCGAACTGCTCAATGCCTTGAAGACCGGTCGTGATCCGGCAGACATTCCTGGACTAGCACTACGCAGAAATAGTCTTGTCGAGCGGACTTCTGCACGGGAACTCATCCATGACCTCGACTCTTTGCCTTTTCCACATGCCAGTGCTCCGACCACTCTCGTGGACTATGCGCTCTATCCTCCTCACGCTTACCAATATATTTTTGCGACACGTGGTTGCCCTCATGCCTGCTTCTACTGCGGATCACGCAATGTTTGGAGCCGGCGCACGCGCCTTCGCTCCATAGAAAATGTTGTCGCTGAGCTGCAGGCGCTACGTGGCATGGGCCTTCGATCCTTTCTTTTCGACGATGACAATTTCGGCATCAATAAAAGTCATCTCAAACGGTTGTGCGCTTCGATTGGAGAGAATTGCCCGGGCATCACGTGGACCTGCGAGATACACGCGGACCTAGTGGACATAGATACCGCTACTGCCATGCGGAAGGGTGGATGTAACGCCGTGGCTGTAGGTATTGAGTCTGGTAATGATGGAGTGTTGCGAGCAATTCGCAAAGGCGTGACAGTATCCAAGGCTCTTGAAGCTTGTTCCTTGCTCAAGGCACAAGGGATAGAGGTCCGGGCGTTCTTTATTATTGGATTTCCATTTGACACCGAGGATACAATCGCAGACACTTTCAAAGCGATGCAATCGCCGCATATTGACAAAATAATATACAGTGTTTTTACGCCATATCCCGGCACAGAAGCTTATGACTATTGCCGCGACAAAGGATTGATCCCTCCAGATTTCGACGTCTCACTCTACAACCATCAGAGCCCAGCAAACCATTTTTGTGAGAACATTCCCCCAGAACGTTTCCGTGAGCTGGCGTCACGCATTGAAGCTTTTGTCGATGAAAAAAATGAGCAATGA